A DNA window from Vicia villosa cultivar HV-30 ecotype Madison, WI unplaced genomic scaffold, Vvil1.0 ctg.002675F_1_1, whole genome shotgun sequence contains the following coding sequences:
- the LOC131639509 gene encoding uncharacterized protein LOC131639509, with protein sequence MAQNCLNTGLRRPNYTSSLSDYVLQTELPRGRKVPKFTKFSGDTSESTTEHIARYMTKAGDLANNEDLRMKYFPSSLTKNAFTWFITLPPNSIDTWSQLVRLFHEQFYMGQTKISLKELASIKRKFTEPIDDYLNRFRLLKARCFTVVPEHELVEMVVGGLDYSIRNKLDTQYLRDMVQLADRVCQIERLKAEKARENKSYKKERVTYVEVDEGEPEIFEDQYGFEDCEVDLAELKEVGPYTCKMITPSNGKNPVEVEKIDKFPKKTYTFDVTKYDELFYLLVKDGQMVFPPNIKIPPLEQRKKRGYCKYHNFLGHKTSQCFLFRDLIQNAIKEGRLKFADIGKSQMNIDANPLNIDDTNYYEPVEINMVGMVEVEARGIIGDEEDVQEGEQVTDELKGDFTSEASVEPKTIEALVREINYGY encoded by the coding sequence ATGGCCCAAAATTGTCTGAATACTGGACTTCGAAGGCCAAACTATACATCCTCTTTATCTGATTATGTTTTACAAACTGAATTACCCAGGGGTCGCAAGGTCCCTAAATTTACCAAGTTTTCAGGTGATACTAGTGAATCTACCACAGAACACATAGCCAGGTATATGACGAAGGCTGGAGATTTGGCGAACAATGAAGATCTGAGGATGAAATATTTCCCCAGTTCTCTAACCAAGAACGCTTTCACATGGTTCATAACACTACCACCAAACTCCATAGACACTTGGTCCCAGTTAGtaagattgttccatgaacaattctatatgggtcaaaccaagataagcctCAAAGAGTTGGCCAGTATTAAGAGGAAGTTCACTGAGCCTATAGACGATTATCTGAACAGGTTCCGTTTGCtaaaagctagatgttttacagtGGTAcctgaacatgaattagtcgaaatggtcGTTGGGGGTCTAGATTACTCCATCAGGAATAAATTGGACACTCAATATCTGCGAGATATGGTCCAGTTGGCTGATAGAGTTTGCCAGATCGAAAGATTAAAGGCTGAAAAGGCTagagaaaataaaagttataagaaagaaagggTTACCTACGTCGAAGTAGACGAAGGAGAACCAGAAATCTTCGAGGACCAGTATGGTTTCGAAGACTGCGAAGTAGATCTAGCCGAATTAAAAGAAGTAGGCCCCTATACTTGCAAGATGATCACACCATCCAACGGGAAAAACCCCGTCGAGGTAGAAAAGATTGATAAGTTTCCTAAGAAAACATACACATTCGATGTAACTAAATATGATGAATTATTTTATTTGCTtgtgaaagatggccaaatggtTTTTCCTCCTAACATTAAGATTCCTCCGTTAGagcaacggaagaagagaggctaCTGTAAATACCATAATTTTTTGGGccacaaaacctcacaatgtttccTTTTCAGGGATCTTATCCAGAATGCGATCAAGGAAGGGCGTCTGAAGTTTGCAGACATAGGAAAAAGTCAGATGAATATAGATGCTAACCCCCTCAATATTGATGACACAAATTACTATGAGCCTGTCGAAATCAACATGGTGGGCATGGTCGAAGTTGAAGCAAGAGGGATCATAGGAGATGAAGAAGATGTCCAAGAAGGAGAACAGGTTACTGATGAACTGAAGGGGGATTTCACATCTGAAGCTTCAGTCGAACCAAAGACTATTGAAGCTCTTGTTAGAGAAATAAACTATGGCTACTGA